One region of Colius striatus isolate bColStr4 chromosome 4, bColStr4.1.hap1, whole genome shotgun sequence genomic DNA includes:
- the UBE2QL1 gene encoding ubiquitin-conjugating enzyme E2Q-like protein 1 — MATLLRKIGLIRLHNRDTEDPKHHHHHRSSSQQGSSLKARGNQKNCSNKPQPQAPPGGGGGGGCSSSSSSSESSPGGHKNKKAPELAKQLPQPRSSGGREKPREAAREPGAGKEAAQRPGPGLSSGCGSGPAALVPLPSGSGPLASAGRQQHCTQVRTRRLMKELQDIARLSDRFISVELVDESLFDWNVKLHQVDKDSVLWQDMKETNTEYILLNLTFPDNFPFSPPFMRVLSPRLENGYVLDGGAICMELLTPRGWSSAYTVEAVMRQFAASLVKGQGRICRKAGKSKKSFSRKEAEATFKSLVKTHEKYGWVTPPVSDG, encoded by the exons ATGGCCACTCTGCTGCGGAAAATCGGGCTGATCCGGCTGCACAACCGGGATACGGAGGACCCTaagcaccaccaccaccatcgcagcagcagccagcagggcTCCTCGCTGAAGGCCAGGGGGAACCAGAAGAACTGCAGCAACAAACCGCAGCCACAAGCTCCCCcgggggggggcggcggcggcggctgcagcagcagcagcagcagcagcgagaGCAGCCCCGGGGGCCACAAGAACAAGAAGGCGCCGGAGCTCGCCAagcagctcccgcagccgcGCTCAAGCGGCGGCCGGGAGAAGCCGCGGGAGGCGGCCAGGGAGCCCGGCGCCGGTAAGGAGGCGGCTCAGCGGCCTGGCCCTGGCCTCAGTTCCGGGTGCGGGTCGGGTCCGGCGGCGCTGGTGCCGCTGCCGTCGGGGTCGGGGCCGCTGGCGTCCGCAGGCCGGCAGCAACACTGCACGCAGGTGCGGACCCGGCGGCTGATGAAGGAGCTTCAGGACATCGCGCGGCTCAGCGACCGCTTCATCTCGGTAGAGCTGGTTGACGAGAGCCTCTTCGACTGGAACGTGAAGCTGCACCAGGTGGACAAGGACTCAGTGCTGTGGCAGGACATGAAGGAGACCAACACGGAGTACATCCTGCTCAACCTCACCTTCCCTGACAATTTCCCCTTCTCGCCACCCTTCATGAGAGTGCTCAGCCCACGCCTGGAGAACGGCTATGTCCTGGATGGCGGAGCTATCTGCATGGAGCTGCTCACTCCCCGTGGCTGGTCCAGTGCCTACACCGTGGAGGCCGTCATGAGGCAGTTTGCAGCCAGCCTCGTCAAGGGGCAG GGCCGTATCTGCAGAAAAGCTGGCAAATCAAAAAAGTCATTCAGTCGAAAGGAAGCTGAAGCAACATTTAAGAGTTTGGTGAAGACCCATGAAAAATATGGATGGGTCACCCCACCTGTCTCCGATGGCTGA